CGGACCACGCGTGCGAAGTTCCCTGAGGATCCAGATCGATGACCAGGGTTTTCATCCGCCGTGCCAGGCCCGCCGCGAGATTCATCGTCAGCGTCGTCTTGCCGACCCCGCCCTTCTGGTTGATGACGGCAATGTGATGAACGGGTTTAGTGGGCTGGTTCGCTTCCGGAGGCACTGTCAGAGCCCTCCTAATACATAAAGACAACCCGCCGTGCGTTCCTGAAGTATCCGCGGGACACCCTGCGTACTCTGCGCCGCTGATCGGCCAGCGATGCGCTTAAAACATCCTCGGAAATGAAGCGGCCTGCTCGCCATCACACAGTCTTGGCCAGACGGTCCAGACTTTCGGCGAACTCGGCCAAGGCGGCATTCTCGGCATCCGTCACACGGGTTTCGAGCGAAATATTGGCGTAGTCGCGACCGAATCCGATGTTATCCGGGTGCATCCCCGTTTCCTTGGCCAGCTCGGCAAGCGCATCGAGGAAAGTGCGCAACTTCGCATAGTCCCCGAACTCGAAGCGTTTGAACCAGGTCACGGTATCGGTCCCGCTCCGGGTCCAGCCTTCCGGTGCGCCTAGGCTCATTGCCCTGTCCCCGCCGCACTCATTTCGTCCAGCTCGCGCACATGCGCGGCCTCCTCCGCGAGCAGCTCGGTGAACAACTGCGAGCAGACCGGATCGCGTACCCGGCGTGCATGCGCCGCGGCGGATTCATACAACGCAACCGCATTGAGTTCGAGTTGGCGATCCGCTGCAAGCATCTGCGCCTTGTCGCGCGAGACCCGCGCCGGCGGCAGAGTGCCTGCCTGCGGCGCGACCCCATCGAGCAACAGGCGCTCCATCAGCCGCGCAGCATGATCGAGTTCCTCCCGGCATTCCTCACGCAGTTGCGTGGCCAGCGCCTCGTCACCCTGCAGCCGGGCCAGCACGCTCTGTGCCAGATACTGTTGTACCGCGCTCATTTCATGATTGAGCGCGCGGTTCAGCCAGCCCAGCGTGCGTGGATCAACCCGTCGGTTCATCGCCTGACTCAGCTGCGCGTCGAGGTGATCTCTGCGTCGCGCCCGCTGCCATCGGCATCCGGCGTCTTCGGCAGGATGCCTTCGACTTCGTTGTGCACGCGCGCGATGATGTGCGCCGCCACCAGTCCGTCGCCCACGCGCTCGCACGCATCGGCGCCGGCGCGTACCGCCGCGTTCACCGCGCCCGTCTCGCCGCGCACCAGCACGGTCACGTAGCCGCCGCCCACGAACTGACGTCCGATCAGGCGCACTTCCGCCGCCTTGGTCATCGCATCGGCCGCTTCGATCGCCGGCACCAGGCCGCGCGTCTCGATCATGCCCAGGGCAATACCGCTGTAATCCGCCATTGTTTATTCCTCGATCAGTCGTTATACGACTCGGTCCTGGCAAACCGACCTTAAGCGGTCGGCGCCTTCGGCAGGATGCCTTCGACTTCGTTGTGCACGCGCGCGATGATGTGCGCCGCCACCAGTCCGTCGCCCACGCGCTCGCACGCATCGGCGCCGGCGCGTACCGCCGCGTTCACCGCGCCCGTCTCGCCGCGCACCAGCACGGTGACGTAACCGCCGCCCACGAACTGACGTCCGATCAGGCGCACTTCCGCCGCCTTGGTCATCGCATCGGCCGCTTCGATCGCCGGCACCAGGCCGCGCGTCTCGATCATGCCCAGGGCAATACCGTTGTACTCCGCCATTTCCTTATCCTCTCGTTAAAAGTAAATCTGGCCGTTACCCACGCCTCAGGCGCTCGGGGCTTTCGGCAGGATGCCTTCGACTTCATTGTGCACGCGCGCGATGATGTGCGCCGCCACCAGACCGTCACCCACGCGCTCGCACGCATCGGCGCCGGCGCGTACCGCCGCGTTCACCGCGCCCGTCTCGCCGCGCACCAGCACGGTCACGTAACCGCCGCCCACGAACTGACGTCCGATCAGGCGCACTTCTGCCGCCTTGGTCATCGCATCGGCCGCTTCGATCGCCGGCACCAGGCCGCGCGTTTCGATCATGCCCAGGGCAATACCGCTGTAATCCGCCATTTGTCATACTCCTCATCAGTCAACAACGATTCAACTTACTCATTCGCGTACGCCGCATTCGCGCCGGCCACGCACCCCAAACTTCACGCGACCGGTTGCGGAATTTCCCAATTGTCGATAATTCCGCAAATGGTCAGATCCGTCTGAATACTCGGGTCGCGCAGCGCGTAGCGCGCGGCACTCCCTGCGGTGGTAAACACCCAACTGCCTTCCGGCGCGCCGACCGGGTCAACCGCCACACTCAGCGCACCGCTTTGTGACTCCAGCACCCGCAAATCCTCGGTGCCGAGGCCCGGCACGCGGCGGGTACAAACGAGATCATCCTTGACGCGCATGATTTCCATCGTTCAGTCCTGCTGCGCCCAATGGTCGATGATGCCGACGATGGTCAAATCCGATGGATAGTCCTTGGCGCCGGCCGCTTCGCGCGCCGCCGAAGAACCCACGCAGATCACCCAATCGCCCGGCACACAACCCACCGCATCGACCGCCACGCTCGGCGTACCGCCTTCTTTTTCTGCCACCACCAGCAGCGGCCGATGACCCATGGTGTCGATCCGGTTCGTCGACACCAGGGTTTTAATGACCTTCATGATCTTCATGCGTCGTATCCTTCCTGCCTGACGCTACGCACACAGTATTCACCGATCAGACACAGACTTTCGGCACCGGTCACGTCCGACACACACAGCGCAAACTTGAGTGCGCCGTCCGGCACCCGTCCGGCATAGCGCGCCTGGATACCACGCATCACGCGTTTGCAACGCTCGGCAGCCCGTTCGCGTGCGCCGGGAATCACCGATGCGTAGTGAAAATGCACCATGATCGGTACCGGGAAACCACGCGACAGATTCAGTTTCTCGAAAATATTGAGGCCGACATCGACGCAAGCCGCACCTTCTTCCAGCGTGTCCAGGTGCGCGAAGTAATACAGATTGCGCATCTGAAGTTCGTCAATTGAGTCACCCACGCAGATGAATCGCTCGCCGTGACCGAGATGCGCGTAACGGCCTTCGTGATGCTGAATCACATATTCGATCTGCGACAGATTCGCTTCGATCAATTGGGTGACAAGGCGCTTCAATCCGGCACTGGCCGAGCTGCCCACACTGGCCGCCGCGCGGTCCACGGATTGCATGATGTGCGCGCGGGCCTGAGCCACCGGCATACCCAGCGTTTCGCGGTATATCTGCGCCGCCTCGACGGCGACCGCCTCACTTGGCTCGCCCTGCGCATCCGGCAGATGCACGCGGATTGCATCGAGATCGGTATCCAGCCCGAGTACGAGAATGTCCGGCCCCAGGCCGGCGCCAAAGGCGTGCGCGACACCATAGCGCAACTGTTCCAGTCGTGTGATCGCAGCGCTGCGGGCGGCTCCTTCATCACTGCCGTGCGCCGCACATCCTTCCTTCGACGGCGCGGAGCTGCTGTAGTGATAGACCGCCATCTTGAGATAGCGCGCGCCGAGGCGGGCGCTCAGGCGCTGCGCCAGTTCGCGCTGCGTCCAGTCCGACAGATCGAGATCGATATCGAACAGCGCGCCGGCATACGCCTTGAGCAACACCGACTCACTGGTCGGCGCGATACGCAATACGAAAGGCAGCAGCCCCTGCAAGCGACCGTCGGCACATGGGGTGATATCCAGTGTGTGATAGCCGCACTCGGCGATGAACTCGTCATCGATCACCATGCCGTGCAACCAGTCGTCCTGCTCCTGCGGCGCTTGCTTCGCGCTCACGCGCACCGCTTCGAACAGACAGTGCGCGTACAGGGCCGCCATATCCAGCCCCTCGATCCACGAGCGCTTGAGCATTTCGGCCGGCAGTTCGAAGCCGAGGCGCGCCCGTGTCAGCTGTTGGGCCTGGGCAGGAAATGTTTCGTCCCGCGGCAGTCTGGCGACCGCCTGCAAGGTCTGCTCAACACTGTCGAAGCGCGCCTGGAGCACCGCCTCGTAGTCATACAGCGCCTTGTTCAAGCCACCATCGACCAGCGCGTGCTCGCAGGGCTGACGCCCATCGAGATCGCAGGCCGGGTTGGCCATGACCACGCGTGCCGGTGTCACCGCATCAGCACAGCCACGCAGCAGGGTGCCGCCGGGCAGATGCGACGCGTGACTGCGTACGCGGCGCTGGGCCTGTCGTTGTTGAACGCGCGATAGCATGACGTTAGCCACGCGCTCCGCCGGACACGGTGACCACCGCGCCACGCTTGGCCGCGCCCGCCGAGCCGGTGACCGGGCTGTCCGGCACCTCGGGGCGTTCGAGGTCACGATAGCCCTGTGCGTTGCGGCCCGCGCCGCGCGGCGCACCGCGCATCGTCGGATTGCGACTCACCGAAAAGTGGCCTTCGGTACCGGTTACGTGCTGCTGCGTACCCCAGGCATCGCCAGTGATCGTCGCGTTGCGCTGACTGGCTTCGCCGGTCAGGCGCTGACGGACTTCTGCCTGCGCTTGCGCGGTCTGCACCGCCGCGGCACCCGTATCGCGATGGCGAAATTCCGGCGTACCGGTAATCAAGCCTTCCGCACGGTTGGCGCTGCCGCTAATCCGCGTATTGCTCATCAACGAACCGGTCACGGCGCTGCTGGCGCGTTGCTCGAAAGCCTGTCGCGCGGGCGAGGCTACGCTGAAATCCTCCGGTGCGGCAGGTCGCGGTGCCTGCGGATGCTGCTGGCGCCAAGCCACGAAACGGCCACTCGCTGCGCTGTCGACAGCGCATTCGGCCGGCATATTGTCGGCACCGACATAGGGCGTGCCGGTCACGGGCTCACAGGCGCCGCGCGCGTCGCCGGTCATGAGCGAACCGCCCGCCCCAGGGCGGTCGCCGGTGATGTCGGAAGCCGAGACGATGCCGCGGGTCGGCACGCGCGCCAGCTGCTCGTCCGCCTGCGACGCCTCGCAGAACTGCGCGTACTGGCCCTGACCGATGTACGGCGTGCCACTGATCGGTGCGCAGCTGCCGAACTCATCGCCAGTCATCTTGACCGAACGTCCAATGCCAGTACCGGTGATCACATCACCCTGCCAGGTTTGATCGACGGAAACCTTGCTCACGGCATGATCCGCCGGGGTGCTATCGACGCAGACCGCCTGCAGGTCCTGCGCACCGACATAGTCGGTTCCGGTGACGAGGTTGCACCGACCCTCCTCGTCACCGGTCATTTTTGGGTTGGAGTTGACCTCCGTACCGGAAACACGGGTGCCCGCCCGGGTGGACGCCACTCCGACTTTGGCCGGCGCTTCCAGGGCACAGGCGTCGCCGAAGTCTTGACTGTTGAAGTACGGCGTACCGGTAATTGCGCGACAAGAGCCCGGCTCGTTGCCGGTCATCTTCAGATCACGCGCCACGGAGGTGCCAGTGACCGGCTGCTGGTTCGGCGTCGACATGACGCTCACCTTGCGCGGCTGGCGCGGTGCAGCCGTGCCGCAGAACTCGGCGTACTGTTCGGAACCGAGATATTCGGTGCCGCTCACCGTGCGGCAGGCGCCGGATTCAATGCCGGTGATACGCGCCGACTGGCCAACCGCAGTGCCGGTCACTGCGCTGCCGTTACCGGTCTCGCTGCGTGCGACCTTGCCGGGGGCCGGACGCGCGGCGTCGGCTCGAGCGTAGCGCGTGCCGGTGATCTCCCGGCCTGCACCCGCCTCGCCGCCGGTCACCCGGCTTTCGGCGGCAACCATGGTGCCGGTCATCGTCTTGCCCTTCTGCGTCTGCGTAACGCCAACCTTCTCGGCCGGAACCTGCGGGCGAGTCGAGCAGATGCTCTCGAAATGGTCGGCTGACAGGTACTGCGATCCGGTTATTTCGCGACAGGCGCCAAATTCGTTGCCGGTCACCGCGGTATCCGGCATGACGCTGGTACCGGACACGGGTCGACCCGCGAACGTGTGGCTGTTGGTCACCTTGGCCGGACCGGCTTCCGGTCGCGTCTTGCAGAAGGCGTCGAACTGCTCCGCACCGATGTATTCGGTACCTGTGACAGGTCGGCAGGAACCGGCTTCGTTACCGGTGACCTGCGGCGCGCGCTCGACCATGGTGCCGGTCACGCCGTGTCCCGCCAGGGTATGGCCTTCTTCAACCTTCGGTGGCGCGGACAGCGCACGCGCAGTCCGGCGACCGCTGGACTTGCGGCTGACATCGCCCGCTTGCTGCCTGCCGGCTTCCGCACGCCCGGTCAGCGACTGCACCTTGCGGCGCTGCATCGCGATCTGGCGCCCGGTCACGCCCTTGTCAAGCGCGACACGCCAATCCTGATCCGGCAGGTATTTGGCAATTTTGGTGGCCTGCGCCGCACGCTTCATGCCGGCCTTGCCCTCGATCGCCAATGCCTTGCGGCGCGCCTGGGCAATGTCACGGCCGCTGCTGCGGCCATGATTCATGGCCAGTCGCGCACTGATTTCCTTCGGCGACAGCGACTCTTTACCCGCGGCACTGACCGCCGCGCGCCCCTGCTCAACAGCCTGCGCCGGTTCGCGCCGGGCCTTTTCGCCCTTGCAGCCACAGCCGCAGTCGGCTTCGCGGCGTGCCGCGGCCTGTACTTGCTGGCGTGGCGCACGCGTCGGACGCGTCCCTGCGGACTGCGCACCGGGTAACGCGGCCTTGCCGCCACGGCTCATAGCCTCTCGGCGCTGGCGCGCCTTGGCGCGGCCAGACGCTTCGGTATTGGGCGCCGCACCAACAGTCGGTCGCGGCGACTGTGTCGCAGTGGCAACCGCAGGCCGTGCAACGGCGGCAGACGCCTGTTGCACGGCAGCAGCCGAGCGATGGCGCCCTGCGGGTTGCACCGCACGCTTGCCCACGGTAGCCATCGCCTGGCGGCGTTGGCGCGCGAGCTCACGACCGGACAACCTCACTTCAGCATGCGTTTCAGATGAAATCTGCGTCATATCGTCTACCTTTGGTCACCACTCGACTGACTGCTTTTCGACTGGGCCGGCGCGCGCGGCGCCGGCGGCAGGCCATGCGTTACCGCAGCGCTTACGCGCCGCGGTGAACCACGAAGCTCAAGCCCTGACTCTGGGCGTAGTTGTCGTAGGCGACGAAGCGCACGACATAGTTCGGGAACGCGCGGTGGCAGGCCTCGATTTCGCTCAGAACCGTATCGACGTTTTCCTCACCGAACATCGGCAGGCCCCACATGTGCCAATAGTTGTCGCTGATTTCTTCGGGGTGGACGTATTCCACCGCCGGATTCCAGCCCTGGGCAATCGCGTAGGCGATCTGGTTGCGCACCTGTTCCGGGGTGAACGCCGGCAGGTACGAGAAGGTTTCGTAGCGTTTGCTACCAAGATAAGGATTCACAGCCATTGCAGTACTCCTGATTCAATTCGCGCCATCGAGCGCTTGGAACGAGAATCTCGACTCAAACCGCGTGAGCGGCGCGACCACTTATTTGTGGCCGCTGTCCAGCTTGTCGACGGTGTCGAATTCGAACTTGATTTCCTTCCAGGTTTCCATGGCAACCTTGAGCTCGGGCGAATGCGCCGCGGCTGCGGTCAGGATTTCCTTGCCTTCCACCTCAAGTTGACGGCCCTGGTTGCGCGCCTCGACGCAGGCCTCGACCGCCACGCGGTTGGCGTGCGCACCGGCCGCGTTGCCCCAGGGATGACCGAGGGTTCCACCGCCGAACTGCAGTACGGAGTCGTCGCCGAAGATGTTGACCAGCGCCGGCATGTGCCACACATGGATACCGCCGGAGGCGACAGCAAATGCGCCGGGCATGGAACCCCAGTCCTGATCGAAGAACAGGCCGCGCGAGCGGTCTTCCGGCACGAAGGACTCGCGCAGCAGGTCGATCCAGCCCAGGGTCGCATCGCGGTCGCCCTCAAGCTTGCCGACCACGGTGCCGGTGTGCAGGTGATCGCCACCGGACAGGCGCAGAATCTTGGTCAGCACACGGAAGTGGATGCCGTGGTGCGGATTGCGGTCGAGCACGGCATGCATCGCGCGATGGATGTGCAGCAGCATACCGTTGTCCCGGCACCAGTTGGCCAGGCCGGTGTTGGCGCAAAAACCGCCGGTGATGTAGTCATGCATGATGATCGGGCTGCCGATTTCCTTGGCGTACTCGGCGCGCTTGTACATCTCTTCCGGGGTCGGCGCGGTGACGTTCAGATAGTGACCCTTGCGCTCGCCGGTGTCTGCCTCGGCTTTGAGGATGGCTTCCTGGACGAAGTCGAAGCGGTCACGCCAGCGCATGAACGGCTGCGAGTTGATGTTCTCGTCGTCCTTGGTGAAGTCCAGACCGCCGCGCAGGGCTTCGTACACGGCGCGGCCGTAGTTTTTTGCGGACAGGCCGAGCTTCGGCTTGATGGTGCAGCCAAGCAGCGGGCGCCCGTATTTGTTCATCTTGTCGCGTTCGACCTGAATGCCGGCCGGCGGGCCGCCGCAGGTCTTGACGTAGGCAATCGGGAAACGCACGTCTTCGAGGCGCAGGGCGCGGATGGCCTTGAACCCGAACACATTGCCCACCAGCGAGGTGAACACGTTGACGACCGAGCCTTCCTCGAACAGATCGATGGGGTAAGCAATGAACGCGTAGAAGCAGGTGTCGTCGCCCGGCACGTCCTCGATGCGGTAGGCACGCCCGCGGTAGTAGTCCATGTCGGTCAGCAGATCGGTCCACACCGTGGTCCAGGTGCCGGTCGAGGATTCGGCGGCCACCGCCGCGGCGGCTTCCTCGCGGTCGACACCGGCCTGCGCGGTGATCTTGAAACACGCCAGCAGGTCGGTATCAAGCGGCACGTATTCGGGCTGCCAGTATGTCTGTCGATAGTCTTTGACGCCTGCGTCAAACTTTTTAACGCTCATTCGTTAACTCCTCACTGATTCATGATCAATTCAGAAACACTCACCGCGCGAGACTCACAGGGAGCAGCTACGGCGTATCTCGCAACATCAGGGCACCGCACCTGCTACCCCTTGACTGTAAACCTCGCCTGACAACCTCTGCCAAACGTCCGGGCACCTTGGTCATGTACCGTAGTGGCCGGAGTATAGATGAGCAATCCAAAGTTTGTAATCAATAGATTGCATATAACACATAGACTAAACTCTATATATTTCTTGCCCTCAAGCGTTTCGCTACGCACCCGTACCATCGGGCACAGCGGACACTAAACCAAACCCGTCAATTCCGCCAACCCCATCCGAGCCAGACCATGCGCAACGACACCCCCCACGCCAGCACTCCGACCGCCACCCCCCAGCTACTTCGCAAAGCCAGTCTGCGGCAACTGCAAATTTTCGACGTGGTCGCCCGTCAGGGCGGATTCACGAAAGCAGCCGAATTACTGTTTCTCACTCAACCGACTGTTTCGATGCAGATCCACAAGCTCGAAGATTCAGTAGGAACAGCGCTGTTCGAACAGATCGGTCGCCAGATTCACCTCACCGAAGCCGGCCACATCCTGCACAACTATGTGGGCGAAGTCATTTCATCCCTCAACCGCGCGGAAATGTCCCTGGCTCAATTGCAAGGCATGGAAATGGGTATGCTGCGCATCGCCGCAGTCAGCACCAGCGAATACTTCGTCCCGAGGTTGCTGGGCGGCTTCTGTGCACTGCACCCGAATATCGAGGTCGCCCTTGAGGTCAATAATCGTGAACACCTGTTTGCGCGCATGAAAGAAAATATGGACGATCTGTACATCATCGGCCGACCACCGCAAAACATAGCCGCAGAATTCCGCGCCTTCATGCCGAACCCGTTGGTCATTTTCGCCCGTAAGGACCACCCGCTGCGTGCGGCAAAAAACATCAGTCTCGAACAGATCGCCCAGAACCCGTTCCTGCTCCGCGAACCGGGTTCAGGCACCCGCGACGCCATTGAAAAACGCTTCAGAGCAAACAACCTGGAGCTTAAGGTCCGCATGGAACTCGGCAGCAATGAAGCCATCAAGCAGGCCGTCATCGGCGGGTTCGGGCTGTCCGCGCTGTCACGCAACACACTGGAAAGCTGCGAGGAAAAACTCCAGATACTCGATGTAGAAGGTTTCCCCATCATGTCGTCGTGGCATATCGGGTATCCGACGGGCAAGCGGCTCTCGGTCGCAGCCAAGGGCTTTCTGCAATTCCTTGAGCAGCAGTTACCGGACATCCCCGATTAGCTGTTGTTGTCGCTCAGGCAAGCGCGAGAGCTAAGGAATAGGCCGATAAAGCGCCGTTCACAGCGCGTTAAAGAGGCACAAGGATCCGATTTTGACGCCCTGTCGTGCCGGTGAATCCCGAGCCCTGCACTGTCATCGCCCCGCCTGACAGCCCCTCCGGGAGACTTGAAAACTCCATTCGCGCAACTTTTCGCCGCACCTGTTCGGATGAGAGGCAGGCCGCTATCCTTGCACGGCGACGCCTGAATGGCGCACTCTGAAAAAACGTTCATTGATCTCCTTTACGCGGAGACTCGCCATGACAGAAGACCCGACCTATCACATCCACGCGCTGGAACTTGGCCCGATGGAAAACTTCGTCTACCTGATCCACGATCTGGACAGCGACCGCGCTGCAGTCGTCGATCCGGCCTGGGACATACCGGCAGTGCTCGACCGCGCCGCGCAGGAGGGCATGCGCATCACCGACATTCTGCTTACCCATAGTCATCATGACCACATCAACGGCATCGATGCCGTGCTCGAAGCCAGCGACGCGCAGATTCACCTGCTCAAACCGGAAGCCGAGTTCTGGGGGCATCCGCTCGCCAGACCCAGCCTGCATCACGGCGGCGACACCTTCCGCCTGGGCGCGACCGAGATCGACATTCTACATACGCCCGGACACACACCGGGATCGGCCTGTTATCGTCTCGGGGACGACCTCATCACGGGCGACACGCTGTTCGTGTTCGGTTGTGGCCGCTGCGACCTGAAGGGCGGCGATCCGGAGCAGATGTACGACACGCTGCGCCATCTGCGCGAAGATCTGCCGAGCGCCACCTGCGTCCACCCCGGCCACAACTACGCAACCAAGCCCGTCTCCACCCTGGAGGAGCAAGCCGCCTGCAACCCCTTCATGCGCTTCAGCGAAGTCGCCCCATTCGTGCATTACCGCATGCACGAGCATGACCGCATCCGGCATACACCTTACGGGCCCGTGTGCGACTAACAGGCTGTTGTTGTCTACTCATGCGGCACGCCAGAGCGTCAAAATCAGGCTCTTGTGCTCATTTGCGCGCTGTAAACTGCGCTTTTTCGCCTGACAATCCTTCTCTCGCACGCGCCTGAGTGACAACAACAGCCTGCTAAGGGTCTGCCGGTCTGACTTGGAAAAACTCGATCTCGGCGCACAAACGACAGCGCATCCACGATGCGGCATGGGCTTCACCAGACGATTCAACTTTTTATGCAGATGCGCGAACAGTGTATCGAACCGCCCCTCCAACTCCGCGTCACGCAGATAGCATTCCAGCACCTCGCTGCTGAGCGCCTGCCACTCCTGATTCAGGGCTCCTGACTATCCGAGGCATCCGACGGACGCCTCAGCCCGTTCGCGCGGCAAGGAGGGCGCTGAATTCAGCAACGATCTACTGCGAGGAATTCGACTGCATCTGCAGCAGTTCCTGTTGCAGCGAGTCCAGCTGATGTTTTTTCGTGGCCGGGCGCGGGTTATTGTGTTCCAGTACGTAGCGCCGGTGTTGCAGATACGCGTTGCGCACGAACAGATACGGGTCGTACGCCGCATCGATACTGCTGTCCAAGGGCAGCAGGTTCGCTCGCAGGTTGACCAAATCGAGTGCATCCAACCCGTAACCGGTATCGGTACTGACCACGCCGTAGGCGAGCGGATTGAAGGCTATTCCATCCACCAGAGGCGCCGGTGCATTGCGCAGCGTGCTCGGCCCGAAAAACGGCAGCACGACATACGGCCCCTCCGGCACGCCCCAGGTCGCCAGCGTCATGCCGATGTCTTCCTGGTGTGGCGGCAAGCCCAGCGGCGTTGCCACGTCGAACAAGCCGCCGAGTCCGAATGTGGTGTTCATGAGAAAGCGCGTGAAGTCCTCAAGCGCCTGCGGTTTGCCCTGCAACATGGCGTTCGCGGTGACCGACAACTGCCCCACGTTGCTGAAAAAATCGTTCACCCGTCCGCGCACGAACGACGGCGTCACCGCGACATAGGCCTTCGCGGTGGGTTTCAGCACCGCACGGTCCACTGCCGTGTTGAAGCCGTACATGGCGCGATTGTAGCCCTGCAAGGGATCGCCCGTGTTCGGTGTATACGGCGTCGTGGCGCAACCGGCCAAAAAAGGCGCAAACAATGCGCCCACCAACCATCCATGCCACTTGATCATAGCCCCAGCCCCCGACCGTTTAAGCGTATCAGGCCGAACGGCCGCGCGCGGCCGCGATGCGCATCCGCAGGGCGTTAAGCTTGATGAAGCCTGCCGCATCCTTCTGGTCGTAGGCCCCGGCATCGTCCTCGAAGGTCGCGATGCTGGCGTCGAACAGGCTGTCGTCGGACTTGCGCCCGACCACGCTCACATTGCCCTTGTACAGTTTCAGACGCACCACACCGTTCACCGGCGCCTGCGAGGCATCGATCATCGACTGCAGCATGCGCCGCTCCGGACTCCACCAATACCCGTTGTAAATCAGGCTGGCATAGCGCGGCATCAATTCGTCCTTGAGGTGCGCCGCCTCGCGGTCGAGCGTGATGGACTCGATCGCGCGGTGCGCCTTGAGCAGGATAGTGCCGCCGGGCGTTTCGTAGCAGCCACGAGACTTCATGCCGACGTAGCGATTCTCGACGATGTCCAGTCGGCCGATGCCATGGGCGCCGCCGATTTTATTCAAGGTCGCCAGCACAGTCGCCGGGCTCATCGCCTCGCCGTCAAGCGCCACCACGTCGCCCTGCGCGAAGCTCAACTCGATATAGACCGGCTGATCGGGCGCCTGCTCCGGCGCCACGCTCCAGCGCCACATCGACTCTTCCGCCTCCGCCCAAGGATCTTCGAGAATACCGCCCTCGTAGGAAATATGCAGCAGATTGGCGTCCATCGAATAGGGCGATTTCTTGCCGTGGCGCTCAATGGGGATCGCGTGTTGCTCGGCATAGGCCAACAGACGCTCGCGCGAAGTCAGGTCCCATTCGCGCCACGGCGCGATGACCTTGATTCCCGGCTTGAGCGCGTAGGCGCCCAGCTCGAAACGCACCTGATCGTTGCCCTTGCCGGTGGCTCCGTGAGACACCGCGTCAGCGCCCGTCTGGTTGGCGATTTCGACCAGGCGCTTGGCGATCAGCGGCCGCGCGATGGAGGTGCCGAGCAGGTATTCGCCCTCGTAGATCGCGTTGGCGCGGAACATCGGAAACACGAAGTCGCGCACGAACTCTTCGCGCAGGTCTTCGATGTAGATTTCCTTGACGCCGAGTGTCCGCGCCTTGGCTCGGGCCGGCTCGACCTCCTCGCCCTGCCCCAGGTCGGCAGTAAACGTCACTACCTCACACGCGTAGGTTTCCTGCAACCATTTGAGAATCACAGAAGTATCCAGCCCGCCCGAATAGGCCAGCACGACCTTGTTCAC
This genomic stretch from Acidihalobacter ferrooxydans harbors:
- a CDS encoding carboxysome peptide A, whose protein sequence is MKIMKVIKTLVSTNRIDTMGHRPLLVVAEKEGGTPSVAVDAVGCVPGDWVICVGSSAAREAAGAKDYPSDLTIVGIIDHWAQQD
- a CDS encoding ribulose bisphosphate carboxylase small subunit; protein product: MAVNPYLGSKRYETFSYLPAFTPEQVRNQIAYAIAQGWNPAVEYVHPEEISDNYWHMWGLPMFGEENVDTVLSEIEACHRAFPNYVVRFVAYDNYAQSQGLSFVVHRGA
- a CDS encoding carboxysome shell carbonic anhydrase translates to MANVMLSRVQQRQAQRRVRSHASHLPGGTLLRGCADAVTPARVVMANPACDLDGRQPCEHALVDGGLNKALYDYEAVLQARFDSVEQTLQAVARLPRDETFPAQAQQLTRARLGFELPAEMLKRSWIEGLDMAALYAHCLFEAVRVSAKQAPQEQDDWLHGMVIDDEFIAECGYHTLDITPCADGRLQGLLPFVLRIAPTSESVLLKAYAGALFDIDLDLSDWTQRELAQRLSARLGARYLKMAVYHYSSSAPSKEGCAAHGSDEGAARSAAITRLEQLRYGVAHAFGAGLGPDILVLGLDTDLDAIRVHLPDAQGEPSEAVAVEAAQIYRETLGMPVAQARAHIMQSVDRAAASVGSSASAGLKRLVTQLIEANLSQIEYVIQHHEGRYAHLGHGERFICVGDSIDELQMRNLYYFAHLDTLEEGAACVDVGLNIFEKLNLSRGFPVPIMVHFHYASVIPGARERAAERCKRVMRGIQARYAGRVPDGALKFALCVSDVTGAESLCLIGEYCVRSVRQEGYDA
- a CDS encoding BMC domain-containing protein; its protein translation is MADYSGIALGMIETRGLVPAIEAADAMTKAAEVRLIGRQFVGGGYVTVLVRGETGAVNAAVRAGADACERVGDGLVAAHIIARVHNEVEGILPKAPSA
- a CDS encoding BMC domain-containing protein, with amino-acid sequence MAEYNGIALGMIETRGLVPAIEAADAMTKAAEVRLIGRQFVGGGYVTVLVRGETGAVNAAVRAGADACERVGDGLVAAHIIARVHNEVEGILPKAPTA
- a CDS encoding BMC domain-containing protein, which gives rise to MADYSGIALGMIETRGLVPAIEAADAMTKAAEVRLIGRQFVGGGYVTVLVRGETGAVNAAVRAGADACERVGDGLVAAHIIARVHNEVEGILPKTPDADGSGRDAEITSTRS
- a CDS encoding CsoS2 family carboxysome shell protein; amino-acid sequence: MTQISSETHAEVRLSGRELARQRRQAMATVGKRAVQPAGRHRSAAAVQQASAAVARPAVATATQSPRPTVGAAPNTEASGRAKARQRREAMSRGGKAALPGAQSAGTRPTRAPRQQVQAAARREADCGCGCKGEKARREPAQAVEQGRAAVSAAGKESLSPKEISARLAMNHGRSSGRDIAQARRKALAIEGKAGMKRAAQATKIAKYLPDQDWRVALDKGVTGRQIAMQRRKVQSLTGRAEAGRQQAGDVSRKSSGRRTARALSAPPKVEEGHTLAGHGVTGTMVERAPQVTGNEAGSCRPVTGTEYIGAEQFDAFCKTRPEAGPAKVTNSHTFAGRPVSGTSVMPDTAVTGNEFGACREITGSQYLSADHFESICSTRPQVPAEKVGVTQTQKGKTMTGTMVAAESRVTGGEAGAGREITGTRYARADAARPAPGKVARSETGNGSAVTGTAVGQSARITGIESGACRTVSGTEYLGSEQYAEFCGTAAPRQPRKVSVMSTPNQQPVTGTSVARDLKMTGNEPGSCRAITGTPYFNSQDFGDACALEAPAKVGVASTRAGTRVSGTEVNSNPKMTGDEEGRCNLVTGTDYVGAQDLQAVCVDSTPADHAVSKVSVDQTWQGDVITGTGIGRSVKMTGDEFGSCAPISGTPYIGQGQYAQFCEASQADEQLARVPTRGIVSASDITGDRPGAGGSLMTGDARGACEPVTGTPYVGADNMPAECAVDSAASGRFVAWRQQHPQAPRPAAPEDFSVASPARQAFEQRASSAVTGSLMSNTRISGSANRAEGLITGTPEFRHRDTGAAAVQTAQAQAEVRQRLTGEASQRNATITGDAWGTQQHVTGTEGHFSVSRNPTMRGAPRGAGRNAQGYRDLERPEVPDSPVTGSAGAAKRGAVVTVSGGARG
- a CDS encoding ferritin-like domain-containing protein, whose translation is MNRRVDPRTLGWLNRALNHEMSAVQQYLAQSVLARLQGDEALATQLREECREELDHAARLMERLLLDGVAPQAGTLPPARVSRDKAQMLAADRQLELNAVALYESAAAHARRVRDPVCSQLFTELLAEEAAHVRELDEMSAAGTGQ